A section of the Paenibacillus aurantius genome encodes:
- a CDS encoding TetR/AcrR family transcriptional regulator: protein MHDNGKRKNTREISENIIENAKCLFREHGVDQVSMHQIAQSAGIGQASLYRRYANKGDLCFELIKENFSCFTVDIRAYLAESQEKPIRDRLENVIRCAIPFLEKQGPFIEEIKKSHVETGRKSFYQSPAYMFLHETIRGLLVKGIESGELAPLDPVLAAHMVLGVLAPELYLHLRDSGHSPEDIFREGPVRFIHSLPGPVSKEGSKGKEAEKADD, encoded by the coding sequence ATGCACGACAACGGCAAACGCAAAAATACGAGAGAAATCTCCGAAAACATTATCGAGAACGCCAAATGTCTTTTTCGGGAGCATGGGGTGGATCAGGTCAGCATGCATCAAATCGCCCAGTCGGCCGGGATCGGTCAAGCCTCTCTCTACCGGAGATACGCGAACAAGGGCGACCTGTGCTTCGAGCTCATCAAAGAGAATTTCTCCTGCTTCACTGTCGACATCAGGGCGTATTTGGCGGAATCCCAGGAGAAGCCGATTCGTGACCGGCTGGAGAATGTTATCCGCTGCGCCATTCCTTTTCTGGAGAAGCAGGGGCCTTTTATAGAAGAGATCAAGAAGTCCCATGTTGAGACGGGCCGCAAATCGTTCTACCAGTCGCCGGCCTATATGTTTCTGCACGAAACGATCCGGGGTTTGCTGGTGAAAGGAATCGAAAGCGGCGAGCTTGCTCCGCTGGATCCTGTGCTTGCGGCCCATATGGTGCTCGGGGTGCTGGCGCCGGAGCTGTATTTGCATCTGCGGGACAGCGGGCATTCGCCGGAGGATATTTTCCGCGAGGGGCCGGTCCGGTTCATTCATTCGCTTCCGGGTCCGGTTTCAAAAGAGGGATCGAAAGGGAAAGAAGCGGAGAAGGCTGACGACTAG
- a CDS encoding DHA2 family efflux MFS transporter permease subunit, translated as MSASPQGAVPEEAFSVKTIIAPLVSIIVGMFMVILDGTAMNVALPGLVKDLNSPLSTLSWSVTGYALAQAAVIPLAGWLSERFGAKQVFLFSIIMFTIGSGLCALAGTAEQLIAFRVLQGLGGGMVAPIAMAFTYRLSPPGKVGTIMGMIGIPMLLAPALGPIVAGWLVDYASWKWIFLINLPIGVIGVLLGLRTLPKLDRSRVPGLDTLGMVLAPIAFASLAYGVSEGGVSWTSTKTLTGLAVGGIALILFIIVELRREQPLLELRVFRSPDFTRGIVVQWISQIALFGSFFLVPMFLQQAKGYSAFDSGLIMLPQALASGIFMPLGGRLFDKVGARPLVMTGMGLVTVAAFLLSGINADSSTVAIMIPLAMIGAGMGFSMMPLNTHIIQSAPLHLVNRVTSLTGAAQQVMTSFAVAGLSTILTSRMTHYTEAGNANPLQAFSQSFGDTFLFVAGIAVIGAVVGLVLRRPKKAEAPPAEMPDPAMMMGH; from the coding sequence ATGTCAGCATCACCCCAAGGAGCCGTTCCGGAAGAGGCTTTTTCCGTCAAAACGATCATCGCTCCGCTCGTATCTATTATCGTCGGCATGTTCATGGTTATCCTGGACGGAACCGCCATGAACGTCGCCCTGCCCGGCTTGGTCAAGGACTTGAACAGTCCGCTGTCCACCTTAAGCTGGAGTGTTACCGGGTATGCCCTTGCCCAAGCCGCCGTCATCCCGCTCGCCGGCTGGCTGTCCGAGCGTTTCGGCGCCAAACAGGTTTTCCTGTTCTCGATCATTATGTTCACCATCGGCTCGGGCCTCTGCGCTTTGGCCGGAACGGCCGAGCAGCTTATCGCCTTCCGCGTCCTTCAAGGACTCGGCGGCGGAATGGTTGCTCCGATCGCCATGGCTTTCACCTATCGGCTTAGCCCTCCGGGCAAGGTAGGCACGATCATGGGCATGATCGGCATCCCCATGCTGCTCGCCCCGGCGCTCGGGCCTATCGTAGCCGGCTGGCTCGTCGATTATGCCAGCTGGAAGTGGATCTTCCTGATCAATCTGCCGATCGGCGTAATCGGCGTTCTTCTCGGCCTGCGCACCCTGCCGAAGCTGGACCGCTCGCGCGTACCCGGGCTGGATACCCTTGGCATGGTGCTCGCGCCGATCGCTTTTGCCTCACTCGCGTACGGGGTAAGCGAAGGGGGCGTCAGCTGGACGTCCACGAAGACCTTGACCGGTCTTGCGGTAGGCGGAATCGCCCTGATCCTTTTCATAATCGTGGAGCTCCGCCGCGAACAGCCGCTGCTTGAGCTGCGCGTCTTCCGCTCCCCGGACTTCACCCGCGGCATCGTTGTGCAGTGGATTTCCCAGATTGCGCTCTTCGGCTCGTTCTTCCTAGTGCCGATGTTCCTCCAGCAGGCGAAGGGCTACTCCGCCTTTGACTCGGGACTGATCATGCTGCCGCAGGCGCTGGCTTCCGGGATCTTCATGCCGCTTGGCGGACGCCTGTTCGATAAGGTCGGGGCGCGCCCGCTCGTCATGACCGGCATGGGACTCGTCACCGTCGCCGCCTTCCTGCTTTCCGGGATCAACGCCGATTCCAGCACCGTCGCCATCATGATCCCGCTGGCGATGATCGGCGCGGGCATGGGCTTCTCGATGATGCCGCTCAATACCCACATCATCCAGTCGGCTCCTCTGCATCTCGTCAACCGGGTAACCTCACTGACCGGCGCTGCCCAGCAGGTGATGACCTCCTTCGCCGTCGCCGGTCTGTCGACCATCCTGACGAGCCGGATGACCCACTACACGGAAGCGGGCAACGCGAATCCCCTCCAGGCCTTCAGCCAATCCTTCGGGGACACGTTCCTCTTCGTAGCGGGGATCGCCGTCATCGGCGCCGTCGTCGGATTGGTTCTGCGCCGGCCTAAGAAAGCCGAAGCCCCACCCGCCGAAATGCCGGATCCGGCCATGATGATGGGCCACTAA
- a CDS encoding DHH family phosphoesterase, with amino-acid sequence MKYHLYSHNDLDGVGCGIVAKCAFGTGVEIRYLSVSGLNAQVERYLERAGNKGFKDAFLFITDLSVHEQNEKAIEELVRGGGRVRLIDHHKSALSLNRYEWASVKVEEEDGRLASATSLFYDYLVRNGLLAPTQALDEFVELVRLYDTWEWDRLGKLEAKRLNDLFYMISIDEFEEKMVERLGSGSGFTFDEFEEKILDMEDEKIERYVRRKRRETVQLFLNGEYAGVVHAENYHSELGNELGKEYPHLDYIAILNMGGRRMSLRTIHDDVDVSEVAGRYGGGGHAKAAGCSMTEDAYRQFVAGTFPLEPIRPDAFRNIYNLKESPSGCVYESREGELLYLFPLEKEWRVEINGAVREEAFGTFAQAERYVKRHHGAWLAKDDAFVKHLMEFRREAAAPSPVERVL; translated from the coding sequence TTGAAATATCACTTGTATTCCCATAACGATTTGGATGGGGTGGGCTGCGGAATCGTCGCCAAATGCGCGTTTGGAACGGGGGTGGAGATCCGTTATTTGTCCGTTTCCGGCTTGAACGCCCAGGTGGAGCGTTATCTGGAGCGGGCCGGAAATAAAGGCTTCAAGGACGCGTTTCTGTTTATTACCGACTTGTCCGTTCATGAGCAGAATGAGAAAGCGATTGAGGAGCTCGTAAGAGGGGGAGGACGCGTGAGGCTGATCGACCATCACAAATCCGCGCTTTCCCTTAACCGCTACGAATGGGCCTCCGTGAAGGTGGAAGAAGAGGACGGGAGGCTAGCCTCCGCCACCTCTTTGTTCTACGACTATCTGGTGCGAAACGGGCTCCTCGCTCCGACCCAGGCGCTGGATGAATTCGTCGAACTGGTAAGGCTTTACGACACCTGGGAGTGGGACCGGCTGGGCAAGCTGGAGGCGAAGCGGCTGAACGACCTGTTCTACATGATCTCGATTGACGAGTTCGAAGAGAAAATGGTGGAACGTCTCGGTTCCGGCAGCGGGTTTACGTTTGACGAGTTTGAGGAAAAGATTCTGGACATGGAAGATGAAAAGATTGAACGCTATGTACGCCGGAAGAGGAGGGAAACCGTTCAGCTGTTCCTGAATGGGGAGTATGCCGGGGTTGTCCACGCGGAGAATTATCATTCGGAGCTCGGCAATGAGCTTGGCAAAGAATACCCTCATCTCGACTATATCGCCATTCTCAACATGGGCGGACGCCGCATGAGCCTGCGCACCATTCATGACGACGTGGATGTGTCCGAGGTGGCGGGACGTTACGGGGGCGGAGGTCATGCCAAAGCGGCCGGCTGTTCCATGACGGAAGATGCGTACCGGCAGTTCGTTGCCGGCACATTTCCGCTGGAGCCGATCCGGCCGGATGCGTTCCGGAATATCTATAACCTGAAGGAGTCCCCGTCCGGATGCGTGTATGAGAGCAGGGAGGGCGAGCTGCTGTATTTGTTCCCCTTGGAGAAGGAATGGAGGGTGGAGATCAACGGCGCCGTAAGGGAAGAGGCTTTTGGAACCTTTGCCCAGGCGGAGCGGTACGTGAAGCGCCATCACGGAGCGTGGCTGGCGAAGGATGACGCTTTCGTTAAGCATCTGATGGAGTTCCGCCGGGAAGCGGCGGCCCCCAGCCCCGTCGAGAGAGTCCTATAA
- a CDS encoding fibronectin type III domain-containing protein — protein MTTVLSTQLLFTAAPVAFAAAEANVALGHAKVTTNGIVNNAVSLDRLIDGDRQSSSYALINASTGPKWVQYDLGESHAITRINVLNDYNPQATRTGRDIIVQLSNDPAFSTGVTTVFNNDSDNTAGQGAGSDPTYLEPVDGSGRTITLSTPVGARYVRSWANGHTRTSDGSIQTVNTPVELEVYSEIPTVNASLPSSVSLSAGSPTVNSAVLTWNSPGSSIAGYDIRYSTTPITSANWDNGAVVKRITGEPLPASSGSQSFTVKGLPSGKTVYFAMKTVGSNGDVSNLSNVATASIFPVANVALGKSVTTNAGSVTNRPISELTDGVVTRDRYALYSVADGPKWAQIDLGQAYDISRINLRNDWGSDSSAYRYAKDIVVQVSNDSTFTSGVTTVFNNDNDNSSGLGAGTDAEYMELADGSGKDINLTDTVNARYVRYWANGHVRVNGQTNTVNTPVEVEVYADPQDYSPPAAVTNLSSVYTSWKAVQLSWTAPGDNGTTGTATSYDIRYSTSPITSANWANATSAVGEPAPQLAGTTQTFTLEGLTPNTTYYMAMKTKDIVNESPLSNVLTVTTPMSDTQAPAAIADLQVTQAMFKSAKLTWTAPGNDGNTGNAAFYDVRYSTSPITAANWALAAQAVDELPQPPVGSTANFKVKELSPGTTYYFAVRTLDEVGNLSDLSNVVSATIAAPTPDSVTVHSIGALQTAIDSAPANGRVITLAAGTYTQSTPINITGKNNITIQGATANFNDTVVKGQGIDVSSMDINFKVNNSDYVTIKNMTIQDSYYHAIQVNEGSNYFHADHVKTWDNGEGGFKTTFNLNSGNGYNDFGLIENSLIGYTVSGKRGVVEGIDLIASRGWVIRGNTVENAKRADGGTAYGIFAKANSIDTIMENNVIKNSFIALSFGGGGSGAAFFRNQDQTYEHRGGIMRNNVIYGMQDAGIYLNKANGYKIYNNTILNIGSGVGAIEPRYSQTSGEVRNNLLSGSVKLRDGGTATQSNNITNAAPTWLVDPANGDYHLHPFYGAAARDAGITLPEVPTDRDGEARTYGGAPDVGADEFVPNETIAPAAVSNLAASSVTSRSLQLTWNAPGDDGSTGTAYAYDIRYSNAAMTEANWASAQKIETSVLPQAAGTQQSIKVYGPTAGATVYAAMKTIDDQGNVSALSNVPSITMLASSAGEYTPADDVNVVNNGSFYGSSTGLTVQNNGNSIYYGYIKANFSAYSGSSAERAVLMLYAPNKPNKSWSLTVTGLQDDAWTESTMTTTTFPSETGSVTVGAIPVSAAGWYAFDVTDFVNSQMSDKTVSFKLHDPQAVGGTVTFHTSENAYNRPILLVDGTDVLAPDAITNLTAGTRTLSTVDLNWTAPGDDGNDRTASEYDLRYSTSPITNANWASATPVVGEPAPQAAGTKQQFTVLGLTAGTTYYFAMKTRDNANNESALSNVLQVVMETSINVAPGKAVTSNGTVSNGVPLSILTDRATDSYALISIADGPKWVQVDLTQAYPISKINIRNDWGASSGTARTGRDIIVQLSNSPTFSSGVTTVFNNDDDNTAGQGAGTDAPYLEPVDGSGKDIVLSTPISARYVRYWANGHIRVNQDVHLVNTPIEIEVYANPGDSTAPAAVSNLAAGLTTWKSTSLSWSAPGDDGTTGTAQSYDIRYHTAPITENNWNDAVQLTNEPQPQAANTTQSVDISGLTPGTTYYFALRSFDEAVNASALSNIVSVTTPASDPTPPAAIANLQAVSPNLRSVQLTWTAPGNDGTTGKAAGYDVRYSTSPITEANWASAAQAQDELAQRDPGLAMKFQVNQLATGQIYYFAVKTYDDAGNYSALSNVVNAATFTPVPDSVTVSSLAQLQQAIDGAPANGRTITLAAGTYSQASTITINGKNNITIQGATSNYNDTVIAGPGINSTTLDINFKVNDSDYVTFRNLTIRDSYYHSIQVNSGSDYFHADHVKTWDNGEGGFKSTSGGDVELPYADYGIIENSLIGYTTAGMRGSVEGIDLIASKGWIIRGNTIENTKKADGSPAYGFFAKGNSMDTVVENNVFKNSSIAMSFGGGGTAVQYFRNGDTAYEHRGGIMRNNVVMGTQDTAVYMNKANGFKVYNNTMLDIAPSASVGGIESRFAGSSGEIRNNLMDKAVKLRDGGTAASSNNITNATTGWLVNAAAGDYHLNPSTAQAAIDTGYALPIDVPADRDGQLRPTGTAYDIGADELSSAPQAPTGVTASLSNGVAQLSWTASSGATSYQVKRATTSGGPYSVLASNVTTTTYTDNTLAAGTTYYYVVTASNNDGSSPNSAEASVTAPLPAPTGLAAAAGNASVSLSWTGVTGAASYNVKRSTTNGGPYTTVATVTSAAYADSGLANGTPYYYVVSALAGSKESADSASASATPTSGAALSRTGWTATASNTTGTANALDGVLSTRWTTSRTQIAGLYYQLNMGSAKTFNKITLDANSTNDYPRGYEVYVSSNGTTWGTAVATGTGTSSITTITFPVQTAQYIKVVLTATASPWWSIHEFNVYEP, from the coding sequence ATGACCACCGTACTTTCCACGCAGCTTCTGTTTACGGCTGCTCCAGTGGCTTTCGCGGCCGCTGAGGCCAACGTAGCCTTGGGCCACGCGAAGGTAACCACCAACGGCATCGTGAACAACGCCGTATCGCTTGACCGGTTGATCGACGGCGACCGCCAGTCGAGCAGCTACGCCCTGATCAATGCCTCCACAGGACCTAAGTGGGTACAGTACGACTTAGGGGAATCGCATGCCATTACCCGCATTAATGTGCTGAATGATTATAACCCGCAGGCGACGAGAACCGGTCGAGATATCATTGTTCAGCTCTCCAACGATCCTGCCTTCTCCACTGGCGTAACGACTGTATTCAACAATGATTCCGACAATACGGCGGGACAGGGAGCGGGTTCTGATCCGACTTACCTGGAACCGGTCGACGGCAGCGGCCGAACGATCACCCTTAGCACACCGGTTGGCGCCCGTTATGTCCGCTCTTGGGCGAATGGCCACACCCGTACTTCCGACGGCTCGATTCAGACGGTGAACACCCCGGTCGAGCTGGAAGTCTACTCCGAAATTCCGACGGTCAATGCCTCACTGCCAAGCTCGGTCAGCCTATCGGCCGGCAGTCCTACCGTAAACAGCGCTGTCCTTACCTGGAACAGCCCGGGCAGCTCGATAGCCGGCTACGACATCCGGTATTCGACCACGCCGATCACCAGTGCCAACTGGGATAACGGAGCGGTCGTGAAACGGATCACAGGCGAGCCGCTCCCCGCTTCTTCGGGTTCGCAATCGTTTACGGTGAAGGGATTGCCGTCCGGGAAAACGGTATACTTTGCCATGAAAACGGTCGGATCGAACGGGGATGTCTCCAATCTCTCGAATGTTGCAACCGCTTCCATTTTTCCGGTGGCGAATGTGGCGCTCGGAAAATCGGTCACGACGAATGCGGGCAGTGTTACCAACCGGCCGATCTCCGAGCTGACGGACGGCGTCGTAACGCGCGATAGGTATGCCCTCTACAGCGTAGCGGACGGCCCGAAGTGGGCCCAGATCGATCTGGGCCAGGCTTATGACATCTCCCGGATCAATCTCCGCAACGATTGGGGCTCGGATAGCTCCGCATACCGGTATGCCAAGGATATCGTCGTGCAAGTATCGAACGACTCCACGTTCACAAGCGGCGTAACGACCGTGTTCAACAACGACAATGACAACAGCTCAGGACTCGGGGCTGGAACCGATGCGGAGTATATGGAGCTGGCAGACGGCAGCGGGAAGGATATCAACCTGACCGACACCGTGAATGCCCGTTATGTCCGATACTGGGCCAACGGTCATGTTAGGGTTAACGGTCAAACCAATACCGTGAACACGCCCGTCGAAGTGGAGGTCTATGCGGATCCGCAAGACTACTCGCCGCCGGCGGCGGTCACGAATCTTTCCAGCGTCTACACGAGTTGGAAAGCGGTTCAGCTGAGCTGGACGGCCCCTGGGGACAACGGGACAACCGGCACAGCCACTTCCTATGATATCCGCTACTCGACCTCGCCGATCACTTCTGCGAACTGGGCGAACGCGACAAGCGCCGTAGGCGAGCCGGCTCCTCAGTTGGCGGGAACAACCCAGACGTTTACGCTCGAAGGGCTTACGCCGAATACGACTTATTACATGGCGATGAAGACGAAGGATATCGTGAATGAATCGCCGCTGTCGAACGTCCTGACGGTCACGACGCCGATGTCCGATACCCAGGCGCCTGCGGCAATAGCCGATCTGCAGGTTACGCAGGCGATGTTCAAGTCGGCGAAGCTGACCTGGACGGCACCGGGCAACGACGGCAATACCGGCAATGCCGCATTTTATGACGTCCGTTACTCGACCTCCCCAATTACAGCGGCAAACTGGGCTTTGGCTGCGCAGGCGGTCGACGAGCTTCCTCAGCCTCCGGTCGGATCAACAGCCAATTTCAAGGTCAAAGAATTATCGCCGGGCACGACCTACTACTTTGCCGTCCGCACTTTAGACGAAGTAGGCAACTTGTCGGATTTGTCCAACGTGGTGAGCGCAACCATCGCTGCGCCGACGCCGGACTCCGTTACGGTCCATTCGATCGGCGCCCTCCAGACGGCCATTGACAGCGCACCTGCCAACGGACGTGTCATCACCTTGGCGGCCGGAACTTACACCCAATCGACCCCGATCAACATCACCGGCAAGAACAACATCACGATTCAGGGCGCGACGGCTAACTTTAATGACACGGTGGTCAAAGGGCAGGGCATCGACGTCAGCTCGATGGACATCAACTTCAAGGTTAACAATTCCGACTACGTCACGATCAAGAATATGACGATTCAGGACTCGTACTACCACGCCATCCAGGTCAATGAGGGCTCCAACTATTTCCACGCCGACCATGTGAAAACGTGGGATAACGGGGAAGGCGGCTTCAAGACGACTTTCAACCTGAACTCCGGCAACGGTTACAACGACTTCGGACTCATTGAGAATTCCCTGATCGGCTATACCGTAAGCGGTAAACGGGGCGTCGTGGAAGGGATCGACCTCATTGCCTCCCGTGGCTGGGTCATCCGCGGCAACACCGTGGAGAACGCCAAGAGGGCCGACGGCGGCACCGCTTATGGGATTTTTGCCAAGGCAAACTCGATCGACACGATTATGGAGAACAACGTTATTAAAAACAGCTTTATCGCCTTGTCGTTCGGCGGCGGCGGTTCGGGCGCTGCCTTCTTCCGCAACCAGGACCAAACCTACGAACACCGCGGCGGCATCATGCGCAACAATGTCATCTACGGCATGCAGGATGCCGGCATTTATTTGAACAAAGCAAACGGCTACAAAATCTACAACAACACGATTCTGAATATCGGCTCCGGCGTAGGCGCGATCGAACCGCGTTATTCGCAGACAAGCGGAGAGGTCCGCAACAACCTGCTAAGCGGGAGTGTGAAGCTGCGTGATGGCGGAACCGCTACCCAAAGCAACAACATTACGAATGCCGCCCCGACTTGGCTGGTGGATCCGGCAAACGGCGATTACCACTTGCATCCGTTCTACGGCGCTGCAGCCCGTGACGCGGGCATTACCCTTCCGGAAGTGCCGACCGACCGGGACGGCGAGGCGAGGACTTACGGCGGTGCGCCGGATGTCGGAGCCGACGAGTTTGTCCCGAACGAAACGATTGCGCCTGCGGCCGTATCCAATTTGGCGGCAAGCAGCGTGACCTCCCGCTCCTTACAGCTTACCTGGAATGCCCCGGGCGATGACGGCAGCACGGGGACGGCTTACGCTTACGACATTCGTTATTCCAACGCTGCGATGACCGAAGCGAACTGGGCCAGTGCGCAGAAGATCGAGACGTCGGTCCTTCCGCAAGCGGCCGGTACGCAGCAATCGATTAAGGTATACGGCCCGACGGCCGGTGCCACGGTGTATGCGGCCATGAAGACGATCGACGATCAAGGCAACGTGTCGGCGCTGTCGAACGTTCCTTCGATTACGATGCTGGCTTCTTCGGCCGGGGAGTATACACCGGCGGATGACGTTAATGTTGTGAATAACGGCTCTTTTTATGGTTCTTCCACAGGGCTGACCGTTCAAAACAACGGAAACAGCATCTATTACGGCTATATCAAGGCTAACTTCTCGGCTTACTCCGGTTCGTCGGCGGAGCGTGCGGTCCTCATGCTGTACGCGCCGAACAAACCGAACAAATCCTGGTCGCTAACGGTAACCGGTCTCCAGGATGATGCCTGGACGGAATCCACCATGACCACTACCACTTTCCCGAGCGAAACGGGCAGCGTGACGGTAGGTGCGATTCCGGTCAGCGCGGCCGGCTGGTATGCTTTTGACGTGACGGATTTCGTAAACAGCCAGATGAGTGACAAAACCGTGTCGTTTAAGCTGCACGACCCGCAAGCCGTTGGGGGAACGGTGACGTTCCATACCTCCGAGAATGCGTATAACCGCCCTATTCTGCTCGTGGACGGAACGGACGTGCTGGCTCCCGACGCCATTACGAATTTGACGGCGGGAACCCGGACGCTCAGCACGGTTGACCTGAACTGGACGGCACCGGGCGACGACGGCAACGACCGGACGGCAAGCGAGTACGACCTTCGTTATTCCACGTCGCCGATCACCAATGCGAACTGGGCCTCCGCCACGCCTGTCGTAGGAGAACCCGCACCACAAGCGGCCGGAACCAAGCAGCAATTTACGGTGCTTGGCCTGACGGCAGGGACGACGTACTATTTTGCCATGAAAACCCGTGACAATGCCAACAACGAATCGGCGCTGTCCAACGTGCTGCAGGTCGTGATGGAAACGTCCATCAACGTGGCTCCGGGCAAAGCGGTGACGTCGAACGGCACGGTTTCGAACGGAGTTCCGCTTTCCATCCTGACCGATAGGGCGACGGACTCCTATGCCTTAATCAGCATCGCCGACGGACCGAAGTGGGTTCAAGTCGATCTGACGCAGGCTTATCCGATCAGCAAAATCAACATCCGCAACGACTGGGGAGCAAGCTCGGGCACCGCGCGGACCGGCCGCGACATCATCGTGCAGCTGTCGAACAGCCCGACTTTCTCCAGCGGCGTAACGACGGTGTTTAACAACGACGACGACAATACGGCAGGTCAAGGTGCGGGTACGGATGCCCCTTACCTGGAGCCCGTGGACGGATCCGGTAAAGATATCGTGCTCTCGACCCCGATCAGCGCCCGTTATGTTCGCTACTGGGCTAACGGCCATATCCGGGTCAACCAGGACGTTCACCTCGTGAATACGCCGATCGAGATCGAGGTATATGCGAATCCGGGGGACAGCACCGCTCCAGCGGCTGTAAGCAACCTGGCTGCCGGATTGACGACTTGGAAGTCGACCAGCTTGTCCTGGAGCGCTCCGGGTGACGACGGAACAACGGGGACCGCACAATCCTACGATATTCGTTACCATACGGCACCGATTACGGAAAATAATTGGAATGACGCCGTCCAGCTGACGAACGAACCGCAGCCGCAAGCCGCCAATACGACACAGTCGGTTGACATAAGCGGATTGACGCCGGGAACAACGTATTATTTTGCCCTGCGTTCTTTCGACGAAGCGGTTAACGCATCCGCGCTTTCCAACATAGTCTCGGTGACGACGCCGGCTTCGGATCCTACGCCTCCGGCGGCCATTGCGAATCTGCAGGCCGTAAGCCCGAACCTCCGCAGTGTGCAGCTGACCTGGACGGCGCCGGGCAACGACGGCACTACCGGCAAAGCGGCCGGTTACGACGTTCGTTATTCGACCTCTCCGATTACGGAAGCGAACTGGGCCTCCGCCGCACAAGCGCAAGATGAACTGGCCCAGCGCGATCCGGGACTTGCGATGAAGTTCCAGGTGAACCAGCTGGCGACGGGGCAGATCTACTATTTTGCCGTCAAAACCTATGACGATGCGGGCAACTATTCCGCCCTGTCGAACGTGGTGAACGCCGCTACTTTCACGCCGGTTCCGGACAGTGTCACGGTCAGCTCTCTGGCGCAGCTGCAGCAGGCCATCGACGGGGCTCCGGCAAACGGCCGGACGATTACGCTCGCGGCCGGCACTTACAGCCAGGCGTCTACGATTACCATCAACGGCAAAAACAACATCACGATTCAGGGCGCGACCTCGAATTACAACGATACGGTCATTGCCGGACCGGGCATCAACAGCACAACGCTCGATATCAACTTCAAAGTAAATGACTCGGATTACGTTACCTTCCGGAATCTGACGATCCGCGATTCGTACTACCACTCGATTCAAGTCAACAGCGGGTCGGATTATTTCCATGCCGATCATGTAAAAACTTGGGATAACGGCGAAGGCGGGTTCAAGTCGACATCCGGCGGCGATGTGGAGCTTCCTTATGCCGATTACGGCATTATCGAGAACTCGTTGATCGGTTACACCACTGCAGGTATGAGGGGAAGCGTGGAAGGCATCGATCTGATCGCCTCCAAAGGCTGGATCATCCGCGGCAACACGATTGAGAATACGAAAAAAGCGGATGGCAGCCCGGCCTACGGCTTCTTCGCCAAAGGCAACTCGATGGATACGGTGGTCGAGAACAACGTATTCAAGAACAGCTCCATCGCCATGTCGTTCGGCGGCGGCGGCACGGCGGTTCAATATTTCCGCAACGGAGATACGGCCTATGAGCACCGCGGCGGCATTATGCGCAACAACGTGGTCATGGGCACGCAGGATACGGCCGTGTACATGAACAAGGCGAACGGATTCAAAGTTTATAACAACACGATGCTCGACATTGCGCCAAGCGCCAGCGTCGGCGGAATCGAATCCCGTTTTGCGGGCAGCAGCGGCGAGATCCGCAACAATCTGATGGATAAGGCGGTTAAGCTTCGCGACGGCGGAACGGCCGCCTCCAGCAACAACATTACGAACGCCACCACAGGCTGGCTCGTGAATGCTGCCGCAGGCGACTACCATCTTAATCCGTCAACCGCTCAAGCGGCGATCGATACCGGTTATGCGCTGCCGATCGACGTTCCGGCGGATAGGGATGGACAGCTTCGTCCTACGGGTACAGCTTACGACATCGGAGCGGACGAATTAAGCAGCGCGCCTCAAGCTCCGACCGGCGTAACGGCCAGCCTGAGCAATGGAGTGGCACAGCTTAGCTGGACCGCATCGTCGGGCGCAACGAGCTATCAAGTGAAACGTGCGACCACAAGCGGCGGGCCGTACTCGGTTTTGGCGTCGAACGTGACGACCACCACGTATACGGATAATACCCTTGCTGCCGGGACGACCTACTATTATGTCGTCACGGCTTCGAACAATGACGGTTCCAGCCCGAATTCGGCTGAAGCTTCCGTAACGGCTCCGCTTCCGGCTCCGACAGGCCTTGCGGCTGCCGCCGGCAATGCATCGGTCAGCCTAAGCTGGACGGGGGTCACCGGAGCGGCCAGCTACAACGTGAAACGCAGTACGACTAACGGAGGACCTTATACGACGGTCGCTACCGTCACGTCGGCGGCTTACGCCGACTCCGGCTTAGCGAACGGAACTCCGTACTATTACGTCGTCAGTGCGCTCGCGGGCAGCAAGGAAAGTGCAGACTCCGCCTCTGCGTCCGCAACGCCCACCAGCGGCGCAGCCCTGAGCCGCACCGGCTGGACGGCGACGGCGTCGAATACGACCGGAACCGCCAATGCACTGGACGGCGTCCTGTCGACGCGCTGGACAACAAGCCGTACCCAAATAGCGGGACTGTACTATCAACTGAATATGGGCTCGGCAAAGACATTCAACAAGATTACGCTGGACGCCAACAGCACAAACGACTATCCGAGAGGCTACGAAGTGTACGTTTCCTCGAACGGCACGACGTGGGGAACGGCTGTAGCGACAGGCACCGGCACCAGCTCGATCACGACCATCACCTTCCCGGTCCAGACCGCCCAGTATATTAAGGTGGTGCTTACGGCGACGGCTTCGCCTTGGTGGAGTATCCACGAATTCAACGTATATGAGCCGTAA